From one Salmo salar chromosome ssa09, Ssal_v3.1, whole genome shotgun sequence genomic stretch:
- the LOC106611611 gene encoding smoothelin-like protein 2, giving the protein MDDVSLHQEDSGNDATANQTEDNKNNQTEREASVQECDPPKRDHLAEDTVEGHVVKEGEKGEAGNGEGRKGEGEGEGDGGKAPENKSKPVKEKEGAGGGKVKEKSKEVEKQGKTKRKSGVNHTASTPSSVARPRSSARSARPSTKKDIIAKFQKNDSETPVVRNFKLQRSSMAVANGASIKQKVLSWCQNKTRKYEGVSIENFSSSWCDGLAFCALIHRFFPDAFDFSALSSSEREKNFTLAFNTAETMADCCPLLEVGDMILMGNSPDPMCVFTYVQALCHHLSKIEKERKDKEEEEKKIEKMKDEEVETTTEKKEEESEETGEIDGQQEEGDEGRENKVKDEKESEESSAVEKEQEEREVRGLIEAQA; this is encoded by the exons ATGGACGATGTATCACTCCACCAGGAGGATTCTGGGAACGACGCAACAGCCAACCAGACGGAGGACAACAAAAACAatcag acagagagagaggcttcaGTGCAGGAGTGTGACCCCCCTAAGAGAGACCACCTGGCGGAGGACACAGTGGAAGGTCATGTGGTTAA agagggagagaagggagaggcagggaacggagaggggaggaagggagagggagagggagagggagatggagggaaggcACCAGAGAACAAGAGCAAACCAGTAAAAGAAAAGGAAGGGGCAGGAGGAGGAAAGGTTAAAGAGAAAAGCAAGGAGGTGGAGAAGCAAGGAAAGACCAAAAGAAAGAGTGGCGTGAATCACACCGCCTCTACCCCATCCTCTGTGGCCCGACCCCGGAGCTCTGCCCGCTCTGCCCGGCCGTCCACTAAAAAGGACATCATAGCAAAGTTCCAGAAAAATGACTCTGA GACACCGGTTGTCCGCAACTTCAAACTTCAGAGATCATCTATGGCTGTGGCAAACGGGGCGTCAATCAAACAGAAAGTGCTTTCATGGTGTCAAAACAAAACACGCAAATACGAG GGTGTTTCCATAGAGAACTTCTCATCATCATGGTGTGATGGGCTGGCGTTCTGTGCACTCATCCATCGCTTCTTCCCGGACGCTTTCGACTTCTCAGCCCTGAGCTcatctgagagagagaagaatttcACGCTGGCCTTCAACACAGCAGA gacCATGGCTGACTGCTGCCCCCTGTTGGAGGTTGGTGATATGATCCTGATGGGGAACAGCCCGGACCCTATGTGTGTGTTCACCTATGTCCAGGCACTCTGTCATCACCTCTCCAaaatagagaaggagaggaaggacaaggaagaagaggagaagaagattGAAAAGATGAAAGACGAAGAGGTAGAAACCACTacagagaagaaagaggaggagagtgaggaaaCTGGGGAGATAGATGGTCAacaagaggagggggatgagggaaGAGAGAACAAAGTAAAAGacgagaaagagagtgaggagagCTCAGCGgtagagaaagagcaagaggaaAGAGAAGTTAGAGGGTTAATTGAAGCACAGGCTTAA